The following are encoded in a window of Lichenicola cladoniae genomic DNA:
- a CDS encoding AbrB family transcriptional regulator gives MTAAILLLGLSALLVFGLEAIHMPAALLLGPVVAAIMLASRGCPVSIPRPVFLAAQALVGCMIATKLPSSLFGEVTARWPMFLAGIGSTLIASLALGAVLARFGVLPGTTAIWGVMPGAATVMTLMSASYGADMQLVAFSQYFRVACVATISSAVSRLWTAGAGGAVAMTGWFAPLPPIPIAETLLLAGLGALAGIRLRIPGGPLLVPMFAGMVLCDSGVMTIVIPPWLLAIAYAVLGWGIGMRFTPLVLRNAAHAFPGILASIVSLIALGGLFAYGLHRFDGIAPLTAYLATSPGGADTVAIIAASSPVDVPFVMTMQMGRFLLVLLAGPVLARLVAKAVQGGTGSMRFSGPQ, from the coding sequence GTGACCGCCGCCATCCTCCTGCTTGGCCTGTCGGCGCTCTTGGTCTTCGGGCTGGAGGCGATCCACATGCCGGCCGCCCTGCTGCTCGGGCCGGTGGTCGCCGCGATTATGCTTGCCTCCCGCGGATGCCCGGTCTCCATCCCCCGTCCGGTGTTCCTTGCCGCCCAGGCACTGGTCGGCTGCATGATCGCCACCAAGCTGCCATCGTCCCTGTTCGGCGAGGTCACCGCCCGCTGGCCGATGTTCCTGGCCGGGATCGGCTCGACGCTCATCGCGTCGCTGGCACTCGGCGCCGTCCTGGCACGCTTCGGCGTGCTGCCCGGCACCACCGCGATCTGGGGCGTGATGCCGGGTGCTGCCACGGTGATGACCCTGATGTCGGCGTCCTACGGCGCCGACATGCAACTGGTTGCGTTCTCGCAATATTTCCGTGTGGCGTGCGTCGCCACCATTTCCTCCGCGGTTTCCAGGCTCTGGACCGCCGGCGCCGGCGGGGCCGTTGCAATGACCGGGTGGTTCGCGCCGCTGCCGCCGATCCCGATCGCCGAGACCCTGCTGCTGGCCGGCTTGGGTGCTCTGGCCGGCATCCGGCTGCGTATCCCCGGCGGCCCGCTCCTGGTGCCGATGTTTGCCGGCATGGTGCTCTGCGATTCCGGCGTGATGACCATCGTGATCCCACCCTGGCTGCTGGCGATCGCCTACGCCGTGCTCGGCTGGGGTATCGGGATGCGCTTTACCCCCCTGGTGCTGCGGAATGCGGCCCACGCCTTCCCGGGGATACTGGCGTCGATCGTGTCGCTGATCGCGCTGGGCGGCCTGTTCGCCTACGGTTTGCACCGCTTCGATGGCATCGCGCCACTGACCGCCTATCTCGCCACCAGTCCCGGCGGTGCGGATACAGTGGCGATCATCGCCGCCTCATCCCCGGTCGACGTGCCGTTCGTCATGACGATGCAGATGGGCCGGTTCCTCCTGGTGCTTCTGGCCGGCCCGGTGCTGGCCCGGCTGGTTGCCAAGGCAGTTCAGGGGGGAACAGGTTCCATGAGGTTCAGCGGTCCACAGTAA